Proteins from a genomic interval of Lolium perenne isolate Kyuss_39 chromosome 1, Kyuss_2.0, whole genome shotgun sequence:
- the LOC139835006 gene encoding uncharacterized protein: protein MELFRQCLDDCGLVDMGFSGPLFTWSNRQNADARVRVRLDGAVANGEFNTLFDDANVENIITTTTDHFAILVRLQSFGRPDSRKPVQSGFHFEAAWLRAPDYRDMMEKAWGEVSDGSLSLQATWDNLGSVAVRLQRWSQECFGSVRKEIKNLESKLRSLIEAASVVCC from the coding sequence ATGGAGTTATTCAGACAGTGCCTCGATGATTGTGGTCTTGTGGACATGGGTTTCTCGGGTCCTTTGTTCACTTGGTCAAATAGGCAAAATGCTGACGCCAGGGTGCGAGTGAGACTTGATGGAGCGGTGGCAAATGGTGAATTCAACACTCTATTTGATGATGCTAATGTAGAGAACATCATTACCACCACGACAGATCATTTTGCGATTCTGGTCAGGCTGCAAAGCTTTGGTCGACCTGATTCACGAAAACCTGTGCAATCTGGGTTTCACTTTGAAGCAGCCTGGTTACGTGCACCAGATTATAGAGATATGATGGAAAAAGCCTGGGGAGAGGTGAGTGATGGCTCACTCTCGCTGCAAGCAACCTGGGACAACCTTGGGTCAGTGGCAGTTAGACTGCAACGGTGGAGTCAGGAGTGCTTTGGTTCTGTTCGGAAAGAAATAAAGAATTTGGAAAGTAAACTGAGGTCTCTGATCGAGGCTGCATCCGTGGTCTGCTGCTAA